One window from the genome of Alnus glutinosa chromosome 13, dhAlnGlut1.1, whole genome shotgun sequence encodes:
- the LOC133854146 gene encoding uncharacterized protein LOC133854146, producing MASSTPPSEEPQEQQVKECVYKTKLIQFLGRTTPIVLQNDNGPCPLLAICNVLLLKNNLDLSPDTVEVSQEKLLSLVAGRLIDSNSNLKNKDAGYAENQQQNIADAIDLLPRLATGIDVNIKFRRIGDFEFTRECAIFDLLDIPLYHGWIVDPQDNGTANAIGLKSYNALTGELVALETRNVEGACKDIPEEDCVDFAAATTATLGVPSPCLSKATSFDESPRSLSDHQKVRKGDLEEEAELLRALNLSEADTATSVGDTLVANTNGGTLSVSSYESACLKGVMPVDLVDRLDKCIGLDDNNFHKPEPSVLDDCKATSNDSDAMFIKNLPGQAFSLSSKTDVGDHLDQSTSVESEEHILQNNVVENTGVDTLLQSGSALSLSPGRGTASLDESHTDISRGGEEVKKQSSITTNVHESADKLGGCSTTELSCLSSPNADSDLLRGRIQHIDASKALTSNVDGSEPIYEGEECILDSRTAVLEDREPVYEGEMILAKQADKSTIDAGNAWSKDEITPQQGELIRSFLKNNASQLTIYGLFCLREGLKERELCVFFRNNHFSTMFKFDGELYLLATDQGYINQPDLVWEKLNEVNGDTLFMTGNFKEFKVESRSNDGWDEHNVMASTADYLASIDSAAQAGLNINSDLQLAIALQQEEFEQQPQRHNSQQQSSIGSSRLVTGPQVARNNGRNPPSSSSSKPEAKSKEKCTLM from the exons ATGGCGTCGTCGACTCCTCCCTCCGAAGAGCCACAGGAGCAGCAAGTGAAGGAGTGCGTGTACAAGACGAAACTCATTCAGTTCTTGGGACGCACCACGCCCATCGTCCTACAAAACGACAATGGCCCCTGCCCTCTCCTCGCCATCT GTAATGTTCTTCTGCTAAAGAATAACTTGGATTTGAGTCCAGATACAGTGGAAGTCTCACAGGAGAAATTACTTTCACTGGTTGCTGGAAGATTAATTGATTCCAACAGTAATTTAAAA AATAAGGATGCAGGCTATGCTGAAAATCAACAACAGAACATTGCTGATGCAATTGATCTACTTCCTCGACTTGCAACTGGCATTGatgtaaatataaaattcaGGAG AATAGGTGATTTTGAGTTTACTCGAGAGTGTGCCATATTTGATCTATTGGACATTCCATTATATCATGGCTGGATAGTTGATCCACAG GACAATGGTACTGCTAATGCTATTGGGTTAAAGTCCTACAATGCTCTTACAGGAGAGCTTGTAGCCCTGGAAACACGAAATGTGGAGGGTGCATGTAAGGACATTCCTGAAGAAGATTGTGTTGATTTTGCCGCTGCAACAACTGCAACTCTAGGTGTTCCTTCTCCATGCCTTTCAAAGGCTACATCTTTTGATGAGTCTCCGCGCTCACTCTCTGATCACCAGAAAGTAAGAAAAGGAGACCTTGAAGAAGAGGCAGAGCTTTTGAGAGCTTTGAATCTGTCTGAGGCTGATACGGCAACTTCAGTAGGTGATACTCTTGTAGCCAATACTAATGGAGGGACTCTGTCTGTCAGTTCCTATGAAAGTGCGTGCCTTAAGGGGGTTATGCCTGTAGATTTGGTGGATAGATTAGACAAATGTATTGGTCTTGATGACAACAATTTTCATAAACCGGAACCATCCGTATTAGATGACTGCAAAGCCACAAGCAATGACAGTGATGCgatgtttataaaaaatttaccgGGGCAAGCATTCAGTTTATCCTCAAAAACTGATGTGGGAGATCACCTTGATCAGTCAACTTCCGTGGAATCTGAGGAACATATCCTTCAGAATAATGTGGTTGAGAATACCGGTGTTGACACATTGCTCCAAAGTGGAAGTGCCCTTTCCCTTTCTCCTGGAAGAGGAACTGCATCTTTGGATGAGAGTCATACGGATATTTCTAGAGGGGGTGAAGAAGTTAAGAAGCAATCCAGTATTACAACTAATGTTCATGAATCTGCAGATAAGCTAGGTGGGTGTAGCACAACAGAATTATCATGCTTATCTTCACCAAATGCAGATTCAGATTTATTGAGGGGAAGAATTCAGCACATAGATGCCTCCAAAGCTTTGACCTCAAATGTTGATGGCAGTGAGCCCATATATGAAGGAGAGGAATGTATATTGGATTCAAGAACTGCGGTACTTGAGGACCGGGAGCCTGTGTATGAAGGTGAGATGATTCTTGCAAAACAAGCTGACAAAAGCACCATAGATGCCGGTAATGCTTGGTCCAAGGATGAAATCACTCCACAACAAG GTGAGCTGATCCGTAGTTTTTTGAAGAACAATGCTAGTCAGTTGACCATTTATGG CCTTTTCTGCTTACGAGAAGGTCTTAAAGAACGTGAACTTTGTGTTTTTTTCCGTAATAATCACTTCAGCACCATGTTTAAG TTTGATGGTGAACTTTATCTTCTTGCTACAGACCAAGGTTACATAAATCAGCCTGATTTGGTATGGGAAAAACTAAACGAG GTCAATGGGGATACATTGTTCATGACAGGCAACTTTAAGGAATTCAAGGTAGAAAGTCGCTCAAATGATGGTTGGGATGAACATAATGTTATGGCCAGCACTGCt GACTATCTTGCCAGCATCGATAGTGCAGCTCAAGCGGGTTTGAATATAAA TTCTGATCTGCAATTGGCAATTGCTCTACAACAAGAGGAGTTTGAGCAACAACCACAACGTCATAATTCGCAGCAGCAATCATCCATTGGCAGTTCAAGGCTGGTCACTGGTCCCCAG GTGGCAAGAAATAATGGTAGGAACCCGCCCTCATCCTCATCCTCCAAGCCCGAAGCAAAATCAAAAGAGAAGTGTACTTTGATGTGA
- the LOC133854896 gene encoding agamous-like MADS-box protein AGL14 → MVRGKTQIKRIENAASRQVAFSKRRNGLLKKAFELSVLCDAEVALIVFSPRGKLYEFSSSSISKTIERYQKRAKDLGFSSKAQENIQPEKEDALSLAKKIEFLDVSKRRLLGDGLELCSVDELQQVENQLERGLIKIRERKNQLFREHIEQLRKQERCLLDENAKLREKCGMPLSLSSSEQQEVVHRSSVEVETELFIGPPKG, encoded by the exons ATGGTGAGGGGGAAAACTCAGATTAAGCGCATAGAAAATGCTGCAAGCAGGCAAGTGGCTTTCTCCAAGCGAAGAAATGGGCTGCTTAAGAAGGCCTTTGAGCTATCAGTTCTATGCGATGCTGAAGTTGCACTGATCGTTTTCTCTCCAAGAGGAAAGCTGTATGAGTTTTCGAGCTCTAG TATAAGCAAGACAATAGAACGCTATCAGAAGAGAGCCAAGGACCTGGGATTCAGCAGCAAAGCTCAAGAAAACATCCAG CCTGAGAAGGAAGACGCTCTAAGCTTGGCAAAGAAAATCGAGTTTCTTGATGTATCTAAACG AAGACTCTTGGGAGACGGTCTGGAATTATGTTCAGTTGATGAGCTACAACAGGTAGAGAACCAGTTGGAGCGAGGCCTAATTAAAATTAGGGAAAGAAAG AATCAATTATTCAGGGAGCACATTGAGCAGCTAAGGAAGCAG GAGAGATGCCTTCTGGATGAGAATGCAAAGTTACGTGAGAAG TGTGGCATGCCACTGTCACTCTCATCAAGCGAACAGCAAGAAGTGGTTCACAGATCAAGTGTGGAGGTGGAAACAGAATTGTTCATAGGGCCACCCAAAGGATGA